ACGCCTGATCTTGCGCACATTGTTGGAAATCCAAATAGCGCAAGCTCACCACGAGTGGGTTGAACAGCCCTGACCATGCCCGTTCCATGACCAATAAATTGCCATCTGGCAAAGCTTCCAGCGCACTGATGCCGCTATTTTTGGCAGGGTATGCCGTAAACGACCAGTGCTGCCCTTTGGTGGAATACAGAGTGTGCAAAGTGCGCGGTTCACCTTTGAGCGGCATTTCGGGGGCAGTCATGAAGCCGTAACGGGGGTGAAATGTGACGGATTCCAACGAATCATTACCGTGTTGATAAGCGTGTTTATTGTCTAATACCGCCGGTAAGCTAATGTTTTTGATGGCTTTGCCTTGTGGCGTAAACCGAATGAGGCGTGGAATGCCTTCAAATGCAATCACCAGTTGCGAGTCGCCAGCTTTGCCGTTATTGGCATTCAGCAAGGTTAATCCTTCGGAATCACGGCGACCTTTTTTGATACGCTCACCCTCTTTATCCATCAGGTTGGCGGCATATACAGCTTCAACCGCTTTTAGGCGATTGCCTCGGATGTCGAGTGTGAAGTGAAAAATCGCGCCTTTGTCGG
The DNA window shown above is from Candidatus Thiothrix sulfatifontis and carries:
- a CDS encoding esterase-like activity of phytase family protein; this encodes MKRVGLVTGLLAWATFAAASVIAAPVLEVQNSLVLPPHTVNGVKISELSGLAWDQDEQLLYAISDKGAIFHFTLDIRGNRLKAVEAVYAANLMDKEGERIKKGRRDSEGLTLLNANNGKAGDSQLVIAFEGIPRLIRFTPQGKAIKNISLPAVLDNKHAYQHGNDSLESVTFHPRYGFMTAPEMPLKGEPRTLHTLYSTKGQHWSFTAYPAKNSGISALEALPDGNLLVMERAWSGLFNPLVVSLRYLDFQQCAQDQACTLQDLQVLSSHLLVDNYEGLTHIQGNQYLMVGDDGNEDFLPTTLTLFTLDLGK